One stretch of Niallia sp. XMNu-256 DNA includes these proteins:
- a CDS encoding AI-2E family transporter: protein MLISRMKKVKRLTKKKNFQYWALQILIIVSIIYLSTKITFLFEPIGIFFSTLFFPIIISGFLYFLLNPLIGLLQKMKLPRILAILVVYVVIIGIISLLVGNLIPMISKQIMAFANDVPFYYNQTMKFINQLSETEQFKWVMTQDYVSISNIVKELNDYAATLPNRITDSISGIFSMVANIAVTIITVPFLLFYMFKDGDKFPGMVGKFFPASYRNEGLKTLKDTGETLAAYINGQVTVALFVGTLAFIGYLIIDLPYALVMALIVAVTNIIPYVGPILGGAPAVLIALFDSPTKAILVIVVITIAQQLEGNVLSPLILGKKLDTHPVTIIVILLVAGNLAGLLGMILAVPFYAVTKTIILNFVRFLQLRNLTIHNDS, encoded by the coding sequence ATGTTGATATCTAGAATGAAAAAGGTGAAACGTTTGACAAAAAAGAAAAATTTTCAATATTGGGCATTACAAATTCTAATTATTGTAAGCATCATTTACCTATCAACAAAAATAACATTCTTATTTGAACCGATTGGTATTTTCTTCTCAACACTTTTCTTTCCAATCATTATATCTGGTTTCTTATATTTTTTACTTAATCCCTTAATTGGTCTTTTGCAAAAAATGAAACTTCCAAGAATTTTAGCGATTCTTGTTGTATATGTCGTAATTATTGGGATTATTTCCCTTCTTGTTGGTAATCTAATCCCGATGATTTCAAAGCAGATCATGGCTTTTGCAAATGACGTCCCGTTCTATTACAACCAGACTATGAAATTTATTAATCAATTGTCTGAAACCGAACAGTTTAAATGGGTGATGACACAAGATTATGTATCCATTAGTAATATTGTTAAAGAATTAAATGACTATGCAGCAACGCTTCCAAATCGGATTACAGATAGCATTTCTGGGATATTTAGTATGGTAGCTAATATCGCTGTTACGATAATTACGGTGCCTTTCTTACTTTTTTACATGTTTAAGGATGGAGATAAGTTTCCAGGAATGGTTGGTAAATTTTTTCCCGCATCCTATCGAAACGAAGGGTTAAAAACATTAAAAGATACCGGTGAAACCCTTGCTGCCTATATTAATGGTCAAGTAACCGTCGCTTTATTTGTGGGTACGCTCGCTTTTATTGGTTATTTAATCATTGATTTACCTTATGCTTTAGTAATGGCTCTTATTGTCGCTGTCACGAATATCATTCCATATGTCGGTCCGATATTAGGTGGAGCTCCAGCTGTGCTAATTGCTTTATTTGATTCACCAACGAAAGCCATTTTAGTCATTGTTGTGATTACAATCGCACAACAGTTGGAGGGAAATGTCTTATCTCCGCTTATTTTAGGAAAGAAATTAGATACCCATCCAGTCACAATCATCGTCATTCTCCTTGTTGCTGGAAATTTAGCCGGCCTACTCGGCATGATTTTAGCTGTACCTTTTTATGCGGTAACGAAAACGATCATATTGAATTTTGTCCGCTTTCTCCAATTACGGAATTTAACGATTCATAATGATTCATAA
- the proB gene encoding glutamate 5-kinase: MEKKRIVVKIGSSSLTNSKGEIDQEKFIDHVEALALLRQEGHEVLLVSSGAVAAGFSRLGYPSRPVTLKGNQAAAAVGQSILIQSYFEQFNQFQITPAQILLTRNDFSKKDRYRNAFATISELLERGILPIINENDTVSVKELTFGDNDMLSALVSGLVHADKLIILTDINGLYDSNPFENPAAKRWTHLQEVTDDTLKMAGGSGSKVGTGGMRSKLLAAKTALALGVKVFIGKGAGKEKLLHILQGKGDGTYIGSDYLESVNNPKQWIALHSESSGKIYIDEGAELAMTYNGSSLLPAGVYGVEGIFNKGDVVEVYGKKGMLGKGEVHFSSEELEQIMGKNTQDVSRELEKDTSVVIHRNQWVQLNNH, translated from the coding sequence ATGGAGAAAAAGCGTATTGTTGTAAAAATTGGTAGTAGTTCATTGACAAATTCAAAAGGAGAGATTGATCAAGAAAAGTTTATCGATCATGTTGAAGCCCTAGCTTTGCTAAGACAAGAAGGACATGAGGTTCTCTTAGTTTCTTCTGGAGCTGTCGCTGCTGGTTTTTCGCGCTTAGGTTATCCATCAAGACCTGTTACATTAAAGGGGAATCAAGCAGCAGCAGCTGTCGGTCAAAGCATTCTCATTCAATCCTACTTTGAACAATTTAATCAATTTCAAATCACTCCTGCTCAAATTTTGTTAACAAGAAACGATTTCTCTAAAAAGGATCGTTACCGAAATGCCTTTGCAACGATATCCGAATTATTGGAAAGAGGAATTCTTCCGATTATTAATGAGAATGATACCGTCTCTGTAAAAGAGTTAACCTTTGGTGACAATGATATGCTTTCAGCACTGGTAAGCGGACTCGTCCATGCTGACAAACTGATTATTTTGACAGATATTAATGGTCTCTATGATTCAAATCCATTTGAAAATCCAGCGGCTAAAAGATGGACTCATCTCCAAGAGGTTACAGATGACACGTTAAAAATGGCTGGCGGATCAGGGTCAAAAGTAGGAACAGGAGGCATGAGATCTAAATTATTAGCAGCCAAAACTGCACTTGCATTAGGGGTAAAGGTGTTTATTGGCAAAGGAGCTGGCAAAGAAAAGCTTCTTCATATTCTTCAGGGAAAAGGAGATGGGACCTATATTGGAAGTGATTACCTCGAATCTGTAAACAATCCAAAGCAATGGATTGCCTTACACTCTGAATCCTCTGGAAAAATTTATATCGATGAAGGGGCTGAGTTAGCAATGACCTATAATGGCAGTAGTTTATTGCCAGCTGGGGTTTATGGGGTTGAGGGAATTTTTAATAAAGGTGATGTCGTAGAAGTCTATGGTAAAAAAGGAATGCTTGGAAAAGGCGAGGTCCATTTTTCATCAGAGGAATTGGAACAGATCATGGGTAAAAACACTCAAGATGTTTCACGAGAGTTAGAAAAGGATACATCCGTCGTGATTCATCGTAATCAATGGGTTCAATTAAATAATCATTAG
- a CDS encoding glutamate-5-semialdehyde dehydrogenase: MSEIKQKAKAAKKVSFELVNKTTEEKNEALAQIAKQLIIDKDEILKENEKDLQKGKEKGLSEAVLDRIMLNEKRIIDMSEAIQQLIGLEDPVGEVLESIKKENGLNIVSKRVPIGVIGMIYEARPNVTVDAATLSLKTGNAMILRGSSSAAHSNQVLTKTIHRALEKTSIPVDAVQSIEDTSREAAKELFHLKEYLDVLIPRGGKKLIDTVINEASVPVLETGAGNCHIFIDESAKADMAIQIAINGKTQRPSVCNAIETILVHENWFDQHGVELLKALQEKDVKISGDGKICQVYPDATLATEEDWNTEYLGLAVGVKVVSNVTEAIQHINQYGTKHSEAIITENEGNASSFLTLVDAAAVYHNASTRFTDGFEFGFGAEIGISTQKLHARGPMGLKALTSSKYFIYGEGQTRN, encoded by the coding sequence ATGAGCGAAATTAAACAAAAAGCAAAAGCAGCAAAAAAGGTAAGTTTTGAGTTAGTTAATAAAACAACAGAGGAGAAAAATGAGGCTTTAGCACAAATAGCGAAGCAATTAATCATTGATAAAGATGAAATATTAAAAGAAAATGAGAAAGACCTGCAAAAGGGAAAAGAGAAGGGACTTTCTGAAGCGGTTTTAGATCGGATTATGTTAAATGAAAAAAGAATTATTGATATGTCAGAAGCGATTCAACAACTAATTGGTTTAGAGGATCCAGTTGGCGAAGTTTTGGAATCCATCAAAAAGGAAAATGGGTTAAATATTGTGAGTAAAAGGGTTCCAATTGGAGTAATTGGGATGATTTATGAAGCTAGACCCAATGTTACAGTTGATGCAGCAACCTTATCTTTAAAAACGGGGAATGCCATGATCTTAAGAGGAAGCTCATCGGCAGCTCACTCCAATCAGGTTTTAACAAAAACGATTCATCGGGCGCTTGAAAAAACATCCATTCCGGTAGACGCTGTTCAGTCAATTGAAGATACGAGTCGTGAAGCTGCTAAAGAATTATTCCATCTAAAAGAGTATCTAGATGTGTTAATTCCACGTGGAGGGAAAAAGCTAATTGATACGGTTATAAATGAAGCATCTGTTCCAGTATTGGAAACAGGAGCAGGGAATTGCCATATTTTTATCGATGAAAGTGCAAAAGCGGACATGGCAATTCAAATTGCGATCAATGGAAAAACGCAACGTCCATCTGTTTGTAATGCAATTGAAACGATCCTTGTTCATGAGAATTGGTTTGATCAACATGGAGTCGAATTGTTGAAAGCCTTACAGGAAAAAGATGTGAAAATTAGCGGAGATGGAAAAATTTGCCAAGTTTATCCAGATGCAACATTAGCAACAGAAGAAGACTGGAATACAGAGTATCTAGGCTTAGCTGTTGGTGTGAAGGTAGTATCAAATGTGACAGAAGCGATTCAACATATTAATCAATATGGAACGAAGCATTCTGAAGCAATTATTACTGAAAACGAAGGAAATGCTTCTTCCTTCTTAACTTTAGTTGATGCGGCTGCTGTTTACCATAACGCGTCAACAAGATTTACAGACGGATTCGAATTCGGATTTGGCGCAGAAATTGGCATTAGCACCCAAAAACTTCATGCTAGAGGTCCTATGGGGTTAAAAGCACTTACCTCCAGCAAGTACTTTATTTATGGAGAGGGCCAAACAAGAAATTAA
- a CDS encoding cupin domain-containing protein: protein MEKRSILDSIEYSDERFTKRILFKKGKNTAFVLNFQPGQELPTHTHPGSDLFLTVIKGKGTLVINGQETEITMNDAIYAEGDEEFAFKNTSNEPVSLYVTLCNIPNDNFAKDI, encoded by the coding sequence ATGGAAAAAAGGTCAATCCTTGATAGTATCGAGTATAGTGATGAAAGATTCACAAAACGAATCCTTTTTAAAAAGGGGAAGAATACAGCATTTGTTCTTAATTTTCAACCGGGACAAGAGTTACCGACTCATACACACCCTGGCTCCGATTTATTTTTAACCGTTATTAAAGGAAAAGGAACCTTGGTCATTAATGGACAAGAAACCGAAATCACGATGAATGATGCTATTTATGCAGAGGGTGACGAAGAATTTGCTTTTAAAAACACAAGCAATGAACCGGTTAGCCTGTATGTTACCTTATGCAATATTCCTAACGACAATTTTGCAAAGGACATCTAA